One window from the genome of Oceanidesulfovibrio indonesiensis encodes:
- a CDS encoding serine hydrolase: MRTSFIRTTLAVVLVCLFHSVAMAGNATLAPRPDLPPEPVHDAALNAALDRMVRETLAHDGAGLAEDRVHVALIDLADADAPRSAHFRGDVPVYPASVVKMFYMGYAYHLVERDELELTPELRQLLTQMIRPSSNIATGEIVDVWSGIRKERVLPPEEFEKFADKRNACNRWLHRVLNIEDVNANQKTWGGTIPDAERQFLSGGDFGGPWVNRNSMTALAATRFLQLLAQDRLASPESCDAMRTLMKRDVSEQPYQKRRIAGGVPQGAEVYSKTGTTSDTFHDAGIVQLPDGRTFVLATLITGTGAKGDFIPALTSRISAYLSADRD; this comes from the coding sequence ATGCGCACCTCATTTATCCGCACCACCCTTGCTGTTGTCCTGGTTTGCTTGTTCCACTCCGTGGCCATGGCCGGCAACGCGACCCTGGCGCCCCGGCCGGACCTGCCGCCCGAACCCGTGCACGATGCGGCGCTGAACGCCGCGCTGGACCGCATGGTCCGCGAAACTCTGGCGCACGACGGCGCCGGCCTCGCCGAGGATCGCGTGCACGTCGCGCTCATCGATCTGGCCGACGCGGACGCCCCGCGCTCGGCCCATTTCCGAGGGGACGTGCCGGTGTATCCGGCAAGCGTGGTCAAGATGTTCTACATGGGCTACGCCTACCATCTGGTGGAGCGCGACGAGCTCGAGCTCACCCCGGAGCTGCGTCAGCTGCTCACCCAGATGATCCGGCCCTCGTCCAACATCGCCACCGGCGAGATCGTGGACGTCTGGAGCGGCATCCGCAAGGAGCGGGTATTGCCGCCCGAGGAGTTCGAGAAGTTCGCGGACAAGCGCAACGCCTGCAATCGCTGGCTGCACCGCGTGCTGAACATCGAGGACGTGAACGCGAACCAGAAAACCTGGGGGGGAACCATCCCGGACGCCGAACGTCAGTTTCTCAGCGGCGGAGATTTCGGTGGCCCGTGGGTGAACCGCAACTCCATGACCGCCCTTGCAGCAACGCGCTTCCTGCAATTGCTGGCGCAGGACAGGCTCGCCTCGCCAGAAAGCTGCGACGCCATGCGAACCCTCATGAAGCGCGACGTATCCGAGCAGCCATACCAGAAACGCCGCATTGCCGGCGGCGTGCCCCAAGGTGCGGAAGTCTACTCCAAGACCGGCACGACGAGCGATACGTTTCACGATGCAGGCATCGTGCAACTTCCCGACGGCCGCACGTTCGTCCTCGCCACCCTCATCACGGGCACTGGGGCGAAAGGCGATTTCATACCGGCGCTCACCAGCCGTATCAGCGCGTATCTGTCTGCCGATAGGGATTGA
- a CDS encoding ABC1 kinase family protein, with product MNHQTSLLRLSTLKAAKRLRVVITVFVKYGLGEVSEALGLSRIGKWRCRQDVCPTSQEMTIWEKIRHIIEELGPTMIKIGQILSMRPDLVPTELTTELQKLQETVPPENFEVIKARVERSLGKPLDKVFTQFDEKPIASASLSQVHKAVLRETGETVAVKIKRPGVEKTIDADLDVMAYLASLAHERVYSLKTANLPDVVDELRKSLSRELDFLNEARNIMHFNKCFADDPKIRAPNIHARYCTYDVLVLEYLPGLRLDKFQGSHKRREEIARRGLDCAIKQMLDFGFFHADPHLGNLKLGENDELIFYDFGMVGRFTDEMQSAIVDYIIAVVKSDAKRATRVALDMAVKVPPLIDTMRFESDVMHLLQRVTTPIDDTPNFGMFLLELTSLCRNYGVYLRPDYILMARALLATESAGHVICPDFNTVAALKPVALRFMVKRYSVLFSDKPLLGDMDNNLRLLTKMPERVDKLFRIVESGQFKVEMEQTDFPRMVDRMGAIADRIATGLIVASLIVGSSLLFISGLGPKWHGVPILGLIGFTLSGVFGAWLLLRMVFTRK from the coding sequence ATGAACCACCAGACAAGTTTGCTCCGCCTCTCCACGCTCAAGGCGGCAAAGCGCCTTCGCGTCGTCATAACCGTCTTCGTCAAATACGGTCTCGGCGAGGTCTCCGAGGCCCTGGGGCTCTCACGCATCGGCAAGTGGCGCTGCCGGCAGGACGTCTGCCCGACAAGCCAGGAGATGACGATATGGGAGAAGATCCGCCATATCATCGAAGAGCTTGGCCCCACGATGATCAAGATCGGACAGATTCTGTCCATGCGTCCGGATCTCGTGCCCACCGAATTGACCACCGAGCTCCAGAAACTGCAGGAGACCGTGCCGCCTGAGAATTTCGAGGTCATCAAAGCCAGGGTGGAGCGCTCCCTTGGCAAGCCGCTCGATAAAGTGTTCACGCAGTTTGACGAAAAACCCATTGCCTCGGCTTCTCTTTCTCAGGTGCATAAAGCCGTGCTGCGCGAGACCGGGGAGACCGTGGCCGTCAAGATAAAACGTCCTGGTGTGGAGAAAACCATCGACGCCGATCTGGACGTCATGGCCTATCTCGCGTCCCTGGCCCACGAGCGGGTCTACTCCCTCAAAACCGCCAATCTTCCGGATGTGGTGGACGAGTTGCGCAAGTCCCTGTCCCGTGAACTGGATTTCCTCAACGAAGCGCGCAACATCATGCACTTCAACAAGTGCTTCGCCGACGATCCGAAAATTCGCGCGCCCAACATCCACGCTCGATATTGCACGTACGACGTCCTGGTGCTGGAGTACCTGCCAGGCCTCAGGCTGGACAAGTTTCAGGGCAGCCACAAGCGGCGGGAGGAGATCGCCAGGCGCGGGCTGGATTGCGCCATCAAGCAGATGCTCGATTTCGGCTTCTTTCATGCCGACCCGCACCTGGGCAACCTCAAGCTCGGCGAGAACGACGAACTCATCTTTTACGATTTCGGCATGGTGGGCCGATTTACGGACGAAATGCAGTCCGCCATCGTGGACTACATCATCGCTGTCGTGAAATCGGACGCCAAACGCGCCACCCGCGTGGCTCTGGACATGGCGGTCAAGGTGCCGCCGCTCATCGACACCATGCGGTTCGAGTCGGACGTCATGCACCTGCTCCAGCGCGTCACCACCCCCATAGACGACACTCCGAACTTCGGCATGTTCCTCCTGGAACTCACATCCCTGTGCCGCAACTACGGCGTCTACCTGCGTCCGGACTATATCCTCATGGCCCGTGCGCTGCTGGCTACGGAGTCCGCCGGCCATGTCATCTGCCCGGACTTCAACACGGTCGCCGCGCTTAAGCCAGTGGCCCTGCGCTTCATGGTCAAGCGCTATTCCGTGCTCTTTTCGGACAAACCCCTGCTGGGCGACATGGACAACAACCTCCGCCTGCTGACCAAAATGCCTGAGCGCGTGGACAAGCTCTTCCGTATCGTGGAGTCCGGCCAGTTCAAAGTGGAGATGGAACAGACCGACTTCCCCCGCATGGTGGACCGCATGGGCGCTATCGCGGACCGTATCGCCACCGGCCTCATCGTGGCGAGTCTCATCGTGGGCTCTTCGCTGCTGTTCATCTCAGGGCTCGGCCCCAAATGGCACGGAGTTCCCATCCTGGGACTCATCGGCTTCACCCTGAGCGGCGTGTTCGGCGCATGGCTCCTGCTCCGCATGGTCTTCACCCGCAAATAA
- a CDS encoding phasin family protein: MDNVFKNGFLFGLGAGLLIKDGLEESVEEILAKGKEKAEGFSGRGEKFVDQLKGYLDDLEIRGKDEVESALSDLGLVNRREFEALLARVEHLETATGHRGATMESDTE; encoded by the coding sequence ATGGACAACGTGTTCAAGAACGGCTTTTTGTTCGGACTGGGCGCAGGCCTGCTCATCAAGGACGGACTGGAAGAATCCGTGGAAGAGATTCTCGCCAAAGGCAAGGAGAAGGCCGAAGGCTTTTCCGGTCGGGGCGAGAAGTTCGTGGACCAGCTCAAGGGCTATCTGGACGACCTCGAAATCCGCGGCAAGGATGAAGTCGAATCCGCCCTGAGTGACCTGGGACTGGTCAACCGGCGCGAATTCGAAGCACTCCTGGCGCGGGTCGAGCACCTCGAGACTGCTACTGGCCATCGCGGCGCCACCATGGAATCGGACACCGAGTAG
- a CDS encoding PP2C family protein-serine/threonine phosphatase, whose amino-acid sequence MAGMEFGSLTDVGRRRSANEDAFCVDENLGLYLVADGMGGHMAGEVASALAVEVFRESLTRTKNSGLAGTERMRIAMHAANRTVRGKSFANPLWSRMGTTITALLQDGSDFVIANVGDSPAYLQRNGDVALVSRLHTVAEERGVPEGGFPSSFYQHILTRSIGTRQGVDPYVAPLDIRLGDILVICSDGLSDKVEPREIMRIASFSTPKSACRQLVDIANERGGEDNITVLVMRFI is encoded by the coding sequence ATGGCCGGCATGGAATTCGGCTCCCTCACCGATGTGGGCCGGCGGCGCTCCGCCAACGAAGACGCTTTCTGCGTCGACGAGAATCTCGGCCTCTATCTCGTGGCCGACGGCATGGGCGGGCATATGGCCGGCGAGGTGGCCAGCGCCCTGGCAGTAGAGGTTTTCCGCGAATCCCTGACGCGAACGAAGAACTCCGGGCTGGCGGGCACGGAGCGCATGCGCATCGCCATGCACGCCGCCAATCGCACCGTCCGGGGCAAATCCTTCGCCAATCCGCTCTGGAGCCGCATGGGCACCACCATTACCGCCCTGCTCCAGGACGGTTCCGACTTCGTTATCGCCAACGTGGGCGACAGCCCGGCCTACCTCCAGCGCAACGGCGACGTCGCCCTCGTCAGCCGGCTGCACACCGTGGCAGAGGAACGGGGCGTGCCCGAAGGCGGCTTCCCGTCCTCATTCTATCAGCACATCCTCACCCGTTCCATCGGCACGCGGCAGGGGGTCGATCCGTACGTGGCCCCGCTGGACATCAGACTCGGCGACATCCTGGTGATTTGCAGCGACGGGCTGTCCGACAAAGTGGAGCCCCGCGAGATCATGCGCATCGCTTCGTTCTCCACGCCGAAGTCCGCCTGCCGCCAACTCGTGGACATCGCCAACGAACGCGGCGGCGAAGACAATATCACCGTCCTTGTCATGCGCTTCATTTGA
- a CDS encoding lytic transglycosylase domain-containing protein — MPRHILFALTVLAAAHLAPLASFQLVAGNGSSAVSGFVKGASLAASNGGSSLMAMVQDVSSSAVALSARVSHGVQCAVSGTITPLLASVRDSVSGGVMACRRLASRWPYAWPKTTASLSPRHGALPSSESLRDIINATCTKYGMEEALIMAVVRAESNFNPRAVSPKGARGLMQLMPATARELGVTNSLDPAENIDGGVRYLKWLLGVFDNDTELALAAYNAGPTKVRRYKGIPPYRETKTYVKRVLRFYEHYAAG; from the coding sequence ATGCCCCGACATATACTCTTCGCCCTGACAGTGCTGGCAGCGGCGCATCTTGCTCCATTGGCCAGCTTCCAGCTTGTTGCCGGCAACGGCAGTAGTGCTGTCTCCGGGTTCGTCAAGGGTGCGTCCCTGGCCGCGTCGAATGGCGGATCATCCCTCATGGCTATGGTGCAGGACGTGTCATCCAGCGCGGTGGCTCTGTCGGCCAGGGTATCCCATGGCGTGCAATGCGCGGTCTCAGGGACCATCACTCCGCTGTTAGCAAGCGTGAGGGATTCGGTATCCGGCGGCGTGATGGCATGCCGGCGGCTGGCGTCGCGCTGGCCGTACGCCTGGCCAAAAACAACGGCGTCGCTGTCGCCGCGCCATGGTGCGCTGCCGTCGTCCGAATCGCTCAGGGACATCATCAACGCAACGTGCACCAAGTACGGTATGGAAGAGGCGTTGATCATGGCTGTGGTCCGCGCCGAATCCAATTTCAACCCCCGCGCGGTCAGCCCGAAGGGCGCACGCGGCCTGATGCAGCTCATGCCGGCCACGGCCCGTGAGCTCGGTGTCACCAACAGTCTGGACCCGGCTGAGAACATCGACGGCGGCGTGCGTTACCTCAAGTGGTTGCTCGGCGTGTTCGACAACGATACGGAGCTGGCCCTGGCCGCCTACAACGCAGGTCCCACCAAGGTGCGCCGGTACAAGGGAATCCCGCCGTACCGGGAAACGAAGACGTACGTGAAGCGTGTGCTCAGATTCTACGAGCACTACGCCGCCGGTTGA
- a CDS encoding PP2C family protein-serine/threonine phosphatase, whose translation MSYRAKLFALLLLAALVPGLVAIGMDFTTTRQLNQTILEQSQENTLESAERGLRLVLDGLLKNIELSAILLEAEITAHAQSLRLALATGADLDLQAQRILARHRDEPHLLWEGIYLPEDEVMLMRLHPEGQNGTDAEPVRRVAIASDAQWLAEAQHCDEPCWQGPVPDPATGEHVTILAMAASPPGEPHSSDATVVAMAYDFSPLYGMFRNGVLPRGTEAFLVDLDHTQAAEGLPVRASASPRGDAPPVLRSSDAAAFGRMVEDLHGNKRGVVRMGHRGSPSFWAYGTFPDRPLAFVLVSPMSPYLESVMHTQRAIDSIFQEQIRFMQYVLAAMAMLLVLLSSLFSRMVTRPLADLARAMTRIAEGDYTARVKEPAGKGRWRGDEINAMRRTFNTMAESIQELEKTKEDLGVARVIQRRLLPETPPTLQGWDIAGECLYSKETGGDIYDFILTPPRSDGRERITLSVGDATGHGIQAALLMTTARAMLRALLAQGKPLAEVISDLNWLLTRDTYGTGRFLSLFAVEIAARSPVLQWVRCGHEPALLYVSDRDAVTHLRGPGAILGVDSSIRFQLEQTTLRPGSVLLLATDGVWETANPDGEMYGHTRLEAMIRRHAGSSAEQIVAAIMEDLRVFREKDSPEDDSTILVAKYQA comes from the coding sequence ATGTCGTACCGTGCAAAACTCTTTGCCCTTCTGCTCCTGGCCGCCCTCGTCCCCGGCCTTGTTGCTATCGGCATGGACTTCACCACCACCCGGCAGCTCAACCAGACTATTCTTGAACAATCGCAAGAGAATACGCTGGAAAGCGCCGAGCGCGGACTGCGCCTGGTGCTCGACGGTTTGCTGAAGAATATTGAGTTGTCGGCGATCCTGCTCGAAGCAGAAATCACCGCCCACGCCCAATCCCTGCGCCTGGCTCTGGCGACCGGCGCGGACCTCGATTTACAAGCCCAACGCATTCTGGCGCGACATCGGGATGAGCCGCACCTTCTCTGGGAAGGCATCTACCTGCCCGAAGATGAAGTAATGCTCATGCGTCTGCATCCGGAGGGCCAAAACGGAACCGATGCTGAACCAGTCCGGCGCGTCGCCATTGCGAGCGACGCACAATGGCTCGCCGAGGCGCAGCACTGCGACGAGCCGTGCTGGCAAGGCCCGGTTCCCGATCCCGCCACCGGCGAGCACGTCACGATTCTCGCCATGGCCGCCTCACCACCGGGAGAACCACATTCGAGCGACGCAACGGTTGTGGCCATGGCCTACGACTTTTCACCCCTGTACGGCATGTTCCGGAACGGCGTGTTGCCCCGAGGCACTGAAGCATTTCTCGTGGACCTCGACCACACCCAAGCCGCCGAGGGGCTGCCCGTGCGTGCTTCTGCCAGCCCACGCGGGGACGCGCCGCCGGTTTTGCGCTCATCGGACGCCGCGGCCTTTGGCCGTATGGTGGAAGACCTGCACGGCAACAAACGCGGCGTTGTGCGCATGGGACATCGAGGAAGTCCCAGCTTCTGGGCTTACGGAACATTCCCTGACCGCCCGTTGGCCTTCGTACTCGTCTCGCCCATGTCGCCATATCTGGAAAGCGTCATGCACACGCAACGCGCCATCGACTCAATTTTCCAGGAGCAGATACGCTTCATGCAGTATGTGCTCGCAGCCATGGCCATGCTCCTCGTGTTGCTCTCCTCGCTGTTCTCGCGCATGGTCACCCGCCCTCTGGCCGATCTGGCCCGGGCCATGACGCGCATCGCCGAGGGAGACTACACGGCCCGCGTCAAGGAACCCGCTGGCAAAGGCCGCTGGCGGGGGGACGAGATCAACGCCATGCGCAGGACCTTCAACACCATGGCCGAGAGCATTCAGGAACTGGAAAAAACCAAGGAGGACCTCGGCGTGGCCCGGGTCATCCAGCGGCGCCTGCTGCCCGAGACCCCGCCGACCCTGCAAGGCTGGGACATCGCCGGCGAATGCCTCTACAGCAAGGAAACCGGCGGCGACATATACGACTTCATCCTCACGCCGCCGCGCAGCGACGGACGAGAGCGTATCACCCTCTCCGTTGGCGACGCCACCGGCCACGGCATCCAGGCCGCCCTGCTCATGACCACGGCCCGCGCCATGCTGCGCGCGCTGCTGGCCCAGGGCAAACCCCTGGCAGAGGTCATCTCGGATCTCAACTGGCTGCTGACCAGGGACACCTACGGCACGGGGCGATTTCTGTCGCTGTTCGCCGTGGAGATCGCCGCCCGGAGCCCGGTGCTGCAATGGGTCCGCTGCGGGCACGAACCGGCCCTGCTCTATGTTTCGGATCGGGATGCAGTGACCCACCTGCGAGGACCGGGAGCAATCCTCGGCGTGGACTCGTCCATTCGTTTCCAGCTCGAACAGACCACGTTGCGTCCCGGCTCTGTCCTGCTGCTGGCCACGGACGGCGTATGGGAGACCGCCAACCCCGACGGCGAGATGTACGGTCACACCCGGCTGGAAGCGATGATCCGCAGGCACGCCGGCTCATCGGCCGAGCAGATTGTGGCCGCCATCATGGAGGACCTGCGCGTGTTCCGCGAAAAAGACTCGCCGGAGGACGACTCCACGATCCTTGTTGCCAAGTACCAGGCTTGA
- the treS gene encoding maltose alpha-D-glucosyltransferase → MPAPRKYFDDDPQWYKDAIIYELHIKAFHDGNQDGLGDFKGLHEKLDYLKELGVTAVWLLPFYPSPLRDDGYDIADYMDINPDYGTLKDFKAFLKAAHERGLRVITELVLNHTSDRHAWFQKARTAKPGAVARDFYVWSDTSDKYTEARIIFQDFETSNWTWDPVAGAYYWHRFYSHQPDLNFDNPRVKKALFKVIDFWFAMGVDGMRLDAVPYLYEREGTNCENLPETHEFLKELRAYVDSRYSDRMFLAEANQWPEDAVAYFGEGDECHVAYHFPVMPRIFMALWMEDRFPILDIIEQTPDIPDSCQWAMFLRNHDELTLEMVSDEERDYMYRVYARDSRARINLGIRRRLAPLMNNNRRKIELINFILFSFPGTPIVYYGDEIGMGDNYHLGDRDGVRTPMQWSPDRNAGFSRVNPQKLYLPTIIDPEYHYEVVNVENQEHNLSSLLWWMRRVIAMRKRFKAFGRGSIEFVKSDNPRVLAFLRIHEGEHILVVVNLSRFSQVTSMDLSAYAGRTPVDVFSGTRFPDVKADPYVLPLGQYDYYWFDLSEEADKEAAAPLRQITLKRGARDYMGPAMRKRLEETVIASHLRRVGWPGAKWRGLSKARIMDVFPVPGLDQVYFLLIELSYKSGTPDMCFMPLAQAFGDDARFYREEEPLSVVAELKVGSDEGLLINGYYRRDVREALFAMFPRKRKLKGENGDVTVHVNRDLAEKIKQFPMGIGSDVYRGEMNNTGLLFSDTFFLKLYRPIEEGVNPEVELLRYFTDSRTFDNAAPYLGALEYRQSPKKRTSLGVLQGFVPDAMDGVALFKDAARRYLERITVSNGTPVERPSELQAADEEWPGDLSWEVRSQVGEYILEMSRILGRRTGECHMAIAANTAFAPEPFTTLYQRSVYQSFRNLVRKTALSLRKAQPEMGEEEAALASSFLASEKDILTRMQEITRARVDAEKTRIHGDYHLGQVLFTGKDFVLTDFEGETHRSVGDRRLKRSPLRDVAGMLLSFRYAAHQAYREGIDLYAPGEGPDMDDVNVFSEAVGAAFLASYLDTVGGAGFVPRKKESRAAMLNCFALERILIDVERSLSEERGKVALALGALESIMAGRGVYTGSGETAVDKD, encoded by the coding sequence ATGCCAGCGCCGAGAAAATACTTCGACGACGACCCGCAATGGTACAAGGACGCCATCATCTACGAGTTGCACATCAAGGCTTTCCATGACGGAAACCAGGACGGTCTCGGAGATTTCAAGGGCCTGCACGAAAAACTCGACTACCTCAAGGAACTCGGCGTCACCGCCGTGTGGCTGCTGCCTTTCTATCCCTCCCCGCTGCGTGACGACGGCTACGACATCGCCGATTACATGGACATCAACCCGGACTACGGGACGCTCAAGGACTTCAAGGCGTTTCTCAAGGCCGCACACGAACGCGGCCTGCGCGTCATCACCGAACTCGTGCTGAACCACACCTCGGACCGGCATGCCTGGTTCCAGAAAGCGCGCACCGCCAAGCCCGGCGCGGTGGCGCGGGATTTCTACGTGTGGAGCGACACCTCGGACAAATACACGGAAGCGCGCATCATCTTCCAGGATTTCGAGACTTCCAACTGGACCTGGGACCCGGTGGCCGGCGCCTACTACTGGCACCGGTTCTACTCCCACCAGCCGGACCTCAACTTCGACAACCCGCGGGTCAAGAAGGCGCTCTTCAAGGTCATCGACTTCTGGTTCGCCATGGGCGTGGACGGCATGCGCCTGGACGCCGTGCCCTACCTGTACGAGCGCGAAGGGACCAATTGCGAGAACCTTCCGGAAACCCACGAGTTCCTCAAAGAGCTTCGAGCGTATGTGGATTCGCGCTATTCGGATCGCATGTTCCTGGCCGAGGCCAACCAGTGGCCCGAGGACGCCGTGGCCTACTTCGGCGAGGGCGACGAGTGCCATGTGGCCTACCATTTTCCGGTCATGCCGCGAATCTTCATGGCCTTGTGGATGGAGGACCGTTTCCCCATCCTGGACATCATCGAGCAGACGCCGGACATCCCGGACTCATGCCAGTGGGCCATGTTCCTGCGCAACCACGACGAGCTCACCCTGGAGATGGTCTCGGACGAAGAGCGCGACTATATGTACCGGGTGTACGCCCGGGACAGCCGCGCCCGCATCAATCTGGGCATCCGCCGCCGCCTCGCGCCGCTCATGAACAACAACCGGCGCAAGATCGAGCTCATCAACTTCATTCTGTTCTCTTTTCCTGGCACGCCCATCGTGTACTACGGCGACGAGATAGGCATGGGCGACAACTACCATCTTGGCGACCGCGACGGCGTGCGCACACCCATGCAGTGGAGTCCGGACCGCAACGCCGGCTTCTCCCGCGTGAATCCGCAGAAACTCTACCTGCCCACGATCATCGACCCGGAATATCACTACGAAGTGGTCAACGTGGAAAACCAGGAGCACAACCTGTCCTCGTTGCTCTGGTGGATGCGCCGGGTCATCGCCATGCGCAAGCGGTTCAAGGCTTTCGGCCGCGGAAGCATCGAATTCGTCAAGTCCGACAACCCCAGGGTGCTTGCCTTCCTGCGCATTCATGAAGGCGAACACATTCTCGTGGTGGTCAATCTTTCGCGGTTCTCCCAGGTCACGTCCATGGATCTGAGCGCATACGCCGGCCGCACTCCTGTGGACGTGTTCAGCGGAACGCGTTTTCCTGATGTGAAGGCCGACCCGTACGTGCTGCCACTGGGCCAGTACGACTACTACTGGTTCGATCTGTCCGAGGAGGCGGACAAGGAAGCAGCGGCGCCGCTGCGGCAGATCACCCTCAAGCGCGGCGCGCGGGACTACATGGGCCCGGCCATGCGCAAGAGGCTCGAAGAAACCGTCATAGCCAGCCACCTGCGCCGCGTGGGCTGGCCAGGAGCAAAGTGGCGCGGGCTCTCCAAGGCGCGCATCATGGACGTGTTCCCGGTGCCCGGCCTGGATCAGGTGTACTTCCTGCTCATCGAACTGAGCTACAAGAGCGGCACTCCGGACATGTGCTTCATGCCCCTCGCCCAGGCGTTCGGTGACGATGCCAGATTCTACCGCGAAGAGGAGCCTCTGTCCGTTGTGGCTGAGCTCAAGGTAGGCTCGGACGAGGGCCTGCTCATAAACGGATACTACCGCCGCGACGTACGCGAGGCGCTCTTCGCCATGTTCCCACGCAAGCGCAAGCTCAAGGGCGAGAACGGCGACGTGACGGTCCACGTGAACCGCGACCTGGCCGAGAAGATCAAGCAGTTCCCCATGGGCATCGGCTCGGACGTCTATCGGGGCGAGATGAACAACACCGGCCTGTTGTTCAGCGACACCTTCTTCCTCAAGCTGTACCGGCCCATCGAGGAAGGGGTGAACCCGGAGGTGGAACTGCTGCGCTACTTCACAGATTCGCGCACCTTCGACAACGCCGCGCCATACCTCGGCGCGCTGGAGTACCGCCAGTCGCCCAAGAAGCGTACGAGCCTCGGCGTGCTCCAGGGCTTCGTGCCCGACGCCATGGACGGCGTGGCCCTGTTCAAGGATGCCGCACGGCGCTATCTGGAACGCATCACCGTAAGCAACGGCACGCCCGTGGAGCGCCCCTCGGAGCTGCAGGCGGCGGATGAGGAATGGCCCGGCGATCTGTCCTGGGAGGTCCGCTCCCAGGTGGGTGAGTACATTCTGGAGATGTCGCGCATCCTGGGCCGGCGCACGGGTGAGTGCCACATGGCCATAGCCGCCAACACCGCCTTTGCTCCCGAGCCCTTCACCACCCTCTACCAGCGCTCCGTGTACCAGTCCTTCCGCAACCTCGTGCGCAAGACGGCCCTGTCCCTGCGGAAGGCGCAGCCGGAAATGGGCGAGGAGGAAGCCGCCCTGGCGAGTTCTTTCCTTGCGTCGGAAAAGGACATCCTCACGCGTATGCAGGAGATTACCAGAGCCAGGGTGGATGCTGAAAAGACGCGCATTCACGGCGATTACCATCTGGGGCAGGTGCTTTTTACCGGCAAGGACTTCGTGCTCACGGATTTCGAGGGCGAGACGCACCGCTCGGTGGGCGACCGCCGGCTCAAGCGTTCACCTCTGCGGGACGTGGCGGGCATGCTGCTTTCCTTCCGCTACGCCGCGCACCAGGCTTACCGGGAGGGCATTGATCTTTATGCGCCCGGCGAAGGACCAGACATGGACGACGTCAACGTGTTCAGCGAGGCTGTGGGGGCGGCGTTTCTCGCATCCTATCTGGACACTGTGGGTGGCGCCGGCTTCGTCCCCCGAAAGAAGGAATCGCGCGCGGCCATGCTCAACTGTTTCGCGCTGGAGCGCATCCTCATCGACGTGGAGCGCTCTTTGAGCGAGGAACGCGGCAAGGTGGCCCTGGCCCTCGGAGCTCTGGAGTCGATAATGGCCGGCAGAGGCGTGTACACGGGATCCGGGGAGACGGCCGTGGACAAGGACTGA